A genome region from Manihot esculenta cultivar AM560-2 chromosome 5, M.esculenta_v8, whole genome shotgun sequence includes the following:
- the LOC110615306 gene encoding probable alkaline/neutral invertase B — protein MSGLTVDLSRNENLRNVDSHCTVAGAGMEELDFSKLLERERPRPLNMDRQRSYDERSIYELSIRVSPRLTSRAENTSRLIDHLDSLYSPGRRSGFNTPRSNSEFGTHPIVAEAWEALRRSLIYFRGQPVGTIAALDNSEEKINYDQVFVRDFIPSALAFLMNGEPEIVKNFILKTLRLQSWEKKIDRFQLGEGVMPASFKVLHDPVRNNETLIADFGESAIGRVAPVDSGFWWIILLRAYTKSTGDISLAEMPECQKGMRLILSLCLSEGFDTFPTLLCADGCCMIDRRMGVYGYPMEIQALFFMALRCAMLLLKQDEEGKEFVERIVKRLHALSFHMRSYYWIDLKQLNDIYRYKTEEYSHTAVNKFNVIPDSLPEWIFDFMPTRGGYFIGNVSPARMDFRWFSLGNCVAILSSLATPEQSMAIMELIESRWEELIGEMPLKVCYPAIESHEWRIITGCDPKNTRWSYHNGGSWPVLLWLLTAACIKTGRPQIARRAIELAESRLLKDNWPEYYDGTLGRYIGKQARKFQTWSIAGYLVAKMMLEDPSHLGMVALEEDKQMKPLLKRSNSWTF, from the exons ATGTCTGGACTCACGGTGGATTTGTCTCGTAATGAGAACTTAAGGAATGTTGATAGCCATTGTACTGTGGCTGGAGCTGGAATGGAAGAATTGGATTTCTCCAAGTTATTGGAGAGAGAGAGACCAAGGCCTTTGAATATGGACAGGCAGAGATCATATGATGAAAGGTCTATTTATGAACTGTCAATTAGGGTGTCTCCTCGCCTCACGTCTAGAGCTGAAAACACTTCTCGACTTATTGACCATTTGGATTCTTTATACTCGCCTGGTAGGAGGTCAGGCTTTAATACCCCAAGGTCAAATTCTGAATTTGGGACGCATCCGATTGTGGCAGAAGCTTGGGAAGCTTTAAGGCGCTCACTGATTTATTTTCGCGGCCAACCAGTTGGGACCATTGCTGCATTGGATAATTCTGAAGAAAAGATTAACTATGATCAG GTGTTTGTGAGAGACTTTATCCCAAGCGCATTAGCTTTTTTGATGAATGGAGAACctgaaatagtaaaaaatttcattttgaagACTCTTCGCCTTCAGTCATGGGAGAAAAAGATTGACAGGTTCCAACTTGGAGAAGGAGTAATGCCTGCTAGTTTTAAAGTTCTCCACGATCCAGTGAGAAATAATGAAACTTTGATAGCAGATTTTGGTGAGAGTGCAATCGGAAGAGTGGCTCCTGTTGACTCTGGATTTTGGTGGATTATATTGCTCCGGGCATACACAAAGTCTACTGGTGATATATCATTGGCTGAAATGCCAGAATGTCAAAAGGGTATGCGCCTAATTTTGAGTTTATGTCTTTCAGAGGGATTTGACACATTCCCAACTCTTCTTTGTGCTGATGGATGCTGCATGATAGATCGTAGAATG GGTGTTTATGGGTATCCAATGGAAATTCAAGCACTTTTTTTCATGGCTTTAAGATGTGCTATGCTTCTACTGAAGCAAGACGAAGAGGGTAAAGAGTTCGTAGAACGAATCGTCAAACGTCTTCATGCCTTAAGCTTTCACATGAGGAGTTACTACTGGATTGACTTGAAGCAGCTCAATGATATATATCGCTATAAAACGGAGGAATACTCTCACACTGCAGTTAACAAATTTAATGTAATACCTGATTCTCTTCCAGAATGGATTTTTGATTTCATGCCGACTCGTGGAGGTTACTTTATAGGGAATGTTAGTCCTGCGAGAATGGATTTCCGTTGGTTTTCCCTAGGTAATTGTGTTGCAATTCTCTCATCTTTGGCAACCCCTGAACAGTCCATGGCAATCATGGAACTTATAGAATCACGGTGGGAGGAGTTGATCGGAGAAATGCCACTAAAGGTATGCTACCCAGCCATAGAGAGCCATGAATGGCGGATTATAACTGGATGTGACCCCAAAAACACTAGATGGAGTTACCACAATGGAGGATCCTGGCCGG TGCTTTTGTGGCTTCTAACAGCCGCCTGTATCAAGACTGGACGTCCACAAATTGCAAGGCGAGCCATTGAGCTTGCAGAAAGTAGACTTCTGAAAGACAATTGGCCTGAATATTATGATGGGACGCTCGGAAGATACATTGGAAAGCAGGCGAGGAAGTTCCAGACCTGGTCTATTGCAGGTTACTTGGTGGCAAAAATGATGCTGGAAGACCCCTCCCATTTGGGTATGGTGGCACTTGAGGAGGACAAACAAATGAAGCCCCTACTGAAAAGATCAAATTCATGGACATTCTGA